The following are encoded together in the Xiphophorus hellerii strain 12219 chromosome 3, Xiphophorus_hellerii-4.1, whole genome shotgun sequence genome:
- the LOC116715089 gene encoding uncharacterized protein LOC116715089, with product MRPVVKALNIMQAEADVHMGWLVPTISLLSVKLDRLRISAKFCQPLIDALQGGIQQRFGPMLADPELIAAAILLPKFRTSWTSNDDMLKMGLDYIKTNLDQEPVQLVRNNSSSSDEEDYFRVIKSNIQETTRQLDAYLASTSDTMDILKSVPAVFNLSLKVNTPLPASAAYERLFSIAGQIFSPKRARLDSKNFENQLLLKLNKKFLP from the exons ATGAGACCAGTCGTCAAGGCCCTCAACATAATGCAGGCAGAAGCAGACGTCCATATGGGATGGCTGGTGCCCACCATAAGCCTTCTGAGTGTGAAACTTGACCGCCTACGGATCTCTGCTAAGTTCTGCCAGCCACTGATTGATGCACTTCAAGGAGGAATACAGCAGCGCTTTGGACCCATGCTTGCTGACCCTGAACTCATTGCAGCAGCGATTCTTCTTCCAAAGTTCCGAACATCCTGGACAAGCAatgatgacatgctgaaaatgg GACTGGACTACATCAAGACAAACCTGGATCAAGAGCCAGTGCAACTCGTTCGGAACAACTCAAGCTCATCAGATGAGGAGGACTACTTCAGAGTCATTAAGAGCAACATTCAAGAGACTACCAGACAGCTAGATGCATATTTGGCCAGCACAAGTGATACCATGGATATTCTCAAGTCAGTTCCGGCAgtgtttaatttgtctttaaaagtaaacacaccTTTGCCCGCCTCAGCAGCCTACGAAAGACTCTTCAGTATAGCAGGACAAATTTTCTCACCCAAAAGAGCCAGGCTGGACTCTAAAAACTTTGAGAACCAACTTCTGCTTAAGCTGAACAAGAAATTCTTGCCGTGA